A genomic window from Caballeronia sp. SBC1 includes:
- a CDS encoding methyl-accepting chemotaxis protein: MLKNWSIRTTLTLVGLLFVGFAAVVSALSLNGLRSAGNSLSLLADSDMVSMRALSDASSNLLRSRVALDRVRGLTEANNADEAKKVLERGQFLLDKSNESWKLFLSTPKPMLPQATLDDIVAKRDALMHDGVEPEFAAMRAGDMAAYHAIADTKISPMFIALDTATAVTADLTQKHAEQLRADAAASITLLIEVIVGVMVLAVLTLIATRVALVGMIVQPINDAVDHFERIAQGDLTKSAHTDKTNEIGRLFAGIERMRTNLTTMVGSVHHGAESIDVGAREIASGNTDLSQRTEEQAASLQETASSMEQLTSTVKQNAENARQASQLAVNASDIASRGGQVVEQVVDTMSAISSSSSKVVDIIGVIEGIAFQTNILALNAAVEAARAGEEGRGFAVVAGEVRSLAQRSAAAAKEIKSLIGDSTAKVESGSVLVARAGETMDEIVQAVRRVTDIMGEISAASDEQSKGIEQVSQAVGQMDEVTQQNAALVEQAAAAAASLEEQTRKLKDVVSHWQVSSDAPASDLRTRLEPRVVARAHASPAIKVAARPNVAANRAVNKLISSPAPAASANASAPAVAATPVAKAPATKLAVAASGDWETF, from the coding sequence ATGCTTAAGAACTGGTCGATTCGTACCACGCTGACGCTCGTGGGCCTGCTGTTCGTCGGATTTGCGGCAGTGGTGAGTGCGTTGTCGCTGAACGGCTTGCGCTCGGCGGGCAATTCGCTTTCCTTGCTGGCGGACAGCGACATGGTGTCCATGCGCGCACTCAGCGACGCGTCGTCGAACCTGCTGCGCTCGCGCGTGGCGCTTGACCGCGTGCGCGGGCTGACGGAAGCGAACAACGCAGACGAAGCGAAGAAGGTGCTCGAGCGCGGGCAGTTCCTGCTCGACAAGTCGAACGAGAGCTGGAAGCTTTTCTTGTCGACGCCGAAGCCAATGCTGCCGCAAGCCACGCTGGACGACATCGTGGCAAAACGCGACGCGCTGATGCATGACGGTGTCGAACCCGAGTTCGCGGCGATGCGCGCCGGCGACATGGCCGCGTATCACGCCATTGCGGACACCAAGATCAGCCCGATGTTCATCGCCCTCGACACAGCAACGGCTGTCACGGCCGATCTGACGCAGAAGCACGCCGAGCAGTTGCGAGCGGACGCGGCGGCGAGCATCACGTTGCTGATCGAGGTGATCGTGGGCGTGATGGTGCTGGCTGTGCTCACGCTGATCGCCACGCGCGTTGCGCTGGTCGGCATGATCGTGCAGCCGATCAACGACGCAGTCGATCACTTCGAACGCATCGCTCAAGGCGACCTGACCAAGTCCGCGCACACCGATAAAACCAACGAGATCGGCCGCTTGTTTGCGGGCATCGAACGGATGCGCACGAACCTGACCACGATGGTTGGATCGGTGCATCACGGTGCGGAATCCATCGATGTCGGCGCGCGGGAAATTGCGAGCGGCAACACGGATCTCTCGCAGCGTACGGAAGAACAGGCGGCGTCGCTGCAGGAAACGGCGTCGAGCATGGAGCAGCTCACCAGCACGGTTAAGCAGAACGCCGAGAACGCGCGTCAGGCGTCGCAACTGGCCGTCAACGCGTCGGATATCGCGTCGCGCGGCGGTCAGGTGGTGGAGCAGGTCGTGGACACCATGAGCGCGATTTCATCGAGTTCGAGCAAGGTGGTAGACATCATCGGCGTGATTGAAGGCATTGCGTTCCAGACCAATATTCTCGCGCTGAACGCGGCCGTGGAAGCGGCACGGGCGGGAGAGGAAGGGCGTGGTTTTGCCGTCGTTGCGGGCGAAGTGCGCAGTCTCGCGCAACGCAGCGCGGCAGCGGCGAAAGAGATCAAGTCGCTAATCGGCGATTCCACCGCGAAGGTCGAAAGCGGCTCCGTTCTGGTCGCGCGCGCCGGGGAGACGATGGACGAAATCGTGCAAGCGGTGCGCCGCGTCACCGACATCATGGGCGAGATCAGCGCCGCGTCGGACGAGCAGTCGAAAGGCATTGAGCAGGTGAGCCAGGCCGTTGGGCAGATGGACGAGGTCACGCAGCAGAACGCAGCGCTGGTTGAACAAGCGGCTGCTGCGGCGGCGTCGCTTGAAGAGCAGACACGCAAGCTGAAGGACGTGGTCAGTCACTGGCAAGTCAGCAGCGACGCGCCGGCCAGCGACTTGCGCACGCGGCTCGAACCGAGGGTTGTCGCCCGGGCACACGCAAGCCCGGCGATTAAAGTTGCCGCACGGCCTAACGTAGCGGCTAATCGCGCCGTTAATAAGCTTATTAGCTCACCGGCTCCGGCCGCTTCGGCCAACGCTTCGGCACCGGCAGTCGCGGCAACACCGGTCGCGAAAGCCCCCGCTACAAAGCTCGCAGTTGCCGCGTCCGGCGACTGGGAGACTTTTTAA
- a CDS encoding CheR family methyltransferase → MMATRPSVDTPRDRTRNGSEVERDFEFTSSDFGRIRELIHRRAGISLSEHKRDMAYSRLARRLRACNIDTFRMYLDRLEAQPDSDEWEAFTNALTTNLTAFFRESHHFPILATFAKNRPQPFSVWCSAASTGEEPYSIAMTLMETLGDAAARHCTVIATDIDSQVLQKADAGVYSLDSVKTLGADRLKRFFLKGTGAHAGMVKIRPEVRALVKFEQLNLTDAKYALPGQFDAIFCRNVMIYFDKPTQAQVLARFEPLMKSGGLLFAGHSENFTYVTQAFKLRGQTVYGLSRDAAAAAAALAATKTAGKTFAGELA, encoded by the coding sequence ATGATGGCAACGCGCCCGAGCGTCGATACCCCCCGCGACCGGACCCGAAACGGTTCGGAAGTGGAACGCGACTTTGAATTCACGAGTTCCGATTTCGGCCGCATTCGCGAGCTGATTCACCGGCGCGCCGGGATTTCGCTGTCCGAGCATAAACGCGACATGGCGTACAGCCGCCTCGCACGACGTCTGCGCGCCTGCAATATCGATACGTTCCGCATGTATCTCGATCGTCTCGAAGCGCAACCGGATAGCGACGAGTGGGAAGCGTTCACCAACGCGCTGACCACGAACCTGACCGCATTCTTCCGCGAATCGCATCATTTCCCGATCCTTGCCACGTTCGCGAAAAACCGTCCGCAGCCGTTCTCGGTGTGGTGCTCGGCAGCATCGACGGGAGAGGAGCCGTATTCCATCGCCATGACGCTGATGGAAACACTCGGCGACGCCGCCGCGCGCCATTGCACGGTGATTGCGACGGACATCGACAGCCAGGTTTTGCAGAAAGCCGACGCAGGCGTCTATTCGCTCGATTCGGTGAAAACACTGGGGGCCGATCGCCTGAAGCGGTTTTTCCTGAAGGGCACGGGCGCGCACGCCGGCATGGTGAAGATCCGCCCGGAAGTACGCGCGCTGGTGAAGTTCGAGCAACTGAACCTGACGGACGCAAAGTACGCGCTGCCCGGTCAGTTCGACGCGATCTTCTGCCGCAACGTGATGATCTACTTCGATAAACCCACGCAGGCCCAAGTGCTCGCGCGCTTCGAGCCCCTGATGAAGTCGGGCGGTTTGCTGTTCGCCGGGCACTCGGAGAATTTCACCTACGTGACGCAGGCGTTCAAGCTGCGCGGCCAGACGGTGTACGGGTTGTCGCGTGACGCTGCGGCGGCGGCAGCGGCGCTGGCAGCGACGAAGACAGCGGGCAAGACGTTCGCCGGGGAGCTGGCATGA
- the cheD gene encoding chemoreceptor glutamine deamidase CheD: MSGLPIASNLYFDNHFKLPGVKLLPNEFYMTSEDMVLVTVLGSCVAACIHDRSAGIGGMNHFMLPDDGSDASQSSSDSMRYGAYAMEVLINEMIKRGGRRERFEAKVFGGGAVLAGMTTINIGDRNSEFVRRYLALEKIRIVAEDLQGMYPRKVAFMPRTGQAMVKKLITQQDPSVVEREQALARQTPEARSERLAKARARVELFSQPKVKTTDKPRIELFGAAAGLQRTVRMKTAEEA, translated from the coding sequence ATGAGCGGCTTGCCGATCGCATCGAATCTTTACTTCGACAACCATTTCAAGCTTCCGGGCGTGAAGCTGTTGCCGAACGAGTTCTACATGACGAGCGAGGACATGGTGCTCGTCACGGTGCTCGGTTCATGCGTGGCGGCATGCATTCACGATCGCTCGGCGGGCATTGGCGGGATGAATCATTTCATGCTTCCCGACGACGGTTCCGACGCATCGCAATCCAGTTCGGACTCCATGCGTTACGGTGCCTACGCAATGGAAGTGCTGATCAACGAGATGATCAAGCGCGGTGGCCGACGCGAGCGCTTCGAAGCGAAAGTGTTCGGTGGCGGCGCGGTGCTGGCGGGTATGACGACGATTAATATCGGCGATCGTAATTCGGAATTCGTCCGCCGTTATCTCGCGCTGGAAAAGATTCGGATCGTGGCCGAAGACCTGCAAGGCATGTATCCGCGCAAGGTCGCGTTCATGCCGCGCACCGGTCAGGCAATGGTCAAGAAACTCATCACGCAACAAGACCCGAGCGTGGTCGAACGCGAGCAGGCGCTCGCGCGGCAAACGCCCGAAGCACGCAGCGAGCGGCTTGCAAAAGCGCGGGCGCGTGTTGAGCTGTTCAGTCAGCCGAAAGTTAAGACTACCGATAAACCCCGCATCGAATTATTCGGTGCCGCAGCCGGCCTGCAGCGAACCGTCCGCATGAAGACGGCGGAGGAAGCATGA
- a CDS encoding chemotaxis response regulator protein-glutamate methylesterase produces the protein MTTARSTEPKISVLCVDDSALVRSLMTEIINSQPDMHVCATAPDPLVARELIKQHNPDVLTLDVEMPRMDGLDFLEKLMRLRPMPVVMVSSLTERGSEITLRALELGAVDFVTKPRVGIRDGMLEYSEKLADKIRAAARARVRQTPHVVHAAPGANGAVAAAKPTPNLNNPLVSTEKLIIVGASTGGTEAIRELLVPLPPDAPGVMIAQHMPPGFTKSFAQRLNGLCRIAVKEAEHGERVLPGHAYIAPGDAHLVLVRSGANYVAHLSDAPPVNRHRPSVDVLFRSAAQNAGKNALGVILTGMGRDGAQGMLEMQQAGAYTFAQDEASCVVFGMPREAIATGGVSEIAPLSEMTRRVMARLNSMGERTQRV, from the coding sequence ATGACAACGGCCCGGAGCACGGAACCGAAAATCAGCGTGCTGTGCGTCGACGACTCGGCGCTGGTGCGCAGCCTGATGACCGAGATCATCAACTCGCAACCCGACATGCACGTATGCGCAACCGCGCCCGATCCACTCGTGGCGCGTGAGCTCATCAAGCAGCACAACCCGGACGTGCTGACACTCGATGTCGAAATGCCGCGCATGGACGGCCTCGATTTCCTGGAAAAGCTGATGCGGCTTCGGCCGATGCCGGTGGTGATGGTGTCGTCGCTGACGGAGCGCGGCTCGGAAATCACGCTGCGCGCGCTCGAACTGGGGGCGGTGGATTTCGTGACGAAACCGCGCGTGGGCATTCGCGACGGCATGCTCGAATACTCGGAAAAGCTCGCCGATAAAATCCGCGCGGCCGCCCGTGCGCGGGTGCGCCAGACGCCTCATGTGGTGCATGCGGCGCCGGGTGCAAACGGCGCGGTTGCCGCTGCCAAGCCCACGCCGAACCTGAACAATCCGCTGGTGAGTACGGAGAAGCTGATCATTGTCGGGGCATCGACGGGTGGCACCGAAGCGATCCGCGAACTGTTGGTGCCGCTGCCGCCCGACGCGCCCGGCGTGATGATCGCGCAGCACATGCCGCCTGGTTTCACGAAGTCTTTTGCACAGCGCCTGAACGGCTTGTGCCGGATCGCCGTGAAAGAAGCAGAGCACGGCGAGCGTGTGCTGCCGGGCCATGCGTACATCGCGCCTGGTGACGCCCATCTGGTGCTCGTGCGCAGCGGTGCGAACTACGTGGCGCATCTCTCCGATGCCCCGCCGGTCAACCGTCACCGTCCTTCGGTCGATGTGCTGTTCCGGTCCGCCGCGCAGAACGCCGGCAAGAACGCGCTCGGCGTGATCCTGACCGGGATGGGCCGCGACGGCGCGCAGGGCATGCTGGAGATGCAGCAAGCCGGCGCGTACACGTTCGCGCAGGACGAAGCGAGCTGCGTGGTGTTCGGCATGCCGCGCGAGGCGATTGCAACGGGCGGCGTGAGCGAGATCGCGCCGTTATCGGAAATGACCCGGCGCGTGATGGCGCGGCTCAATTCAATGGGTGAACGAACGCAGCGCGTTTAA
- the cheY gene encoding chemotaxis response regulator CheY → MDKNMKILVVDDFPTMRRIVRNLLKELGFSNVDEAEDGAAGLARLRGGGFEFVISDWNMPNLDGLEMLKQIRGDAALAHLPVLMVTAESKKENIIAAAQAGASGYVVKPFTAATLDEKLSKILEKMAKAGS, encoded by the coding sequence ATGGACAAGAACATGAAGATTTTGGTCGTCGACGACTTTCCGACGATGCGGCGCATTGTGCGAAATCTGCTGAAGGAGCTGGGTTTCTCCAACGTCGATGAAGCCGAAGACGGCGCGGCCGGTCTTGCACGCCTGCGCGGAGGCGGTTTCGAGTTCGTCATTTCCGACTGGAACATGCCGAACCTCGATGGCCTCGAAATGCTCAAGCAAATTCGCGGCGACGCCGCGCTCGCCCATCTGCCTGTGTTGATGGTGACGGCGGAATCGAAGAAGGAAAACATCATCGCCGCGGCCCAGGCTGGCGCGAGCGGTTACGTGGTCAAGCCATTCACGGCTGCGACCCTCGACGAGAAGCTGTCGAAGATTCTCGAAAAGATGGCTAAGGCAGGGAGCTGA
- the cheZ gene encoding protein phosphatase CheZ: MTNHETLIDVDQEGDASSDRILARIGQLTRTLRDSMRELGLDKQVEAAAEMVPDARDRLKYVATMTEQAAERALNAIELAKPLQETMQRDAQALDARWEQWYGAPLENADVKTLLADTRGFLQQVPVHTVATNTQLLEIMLAQDFQDLTGQVIKKITDVVHLIEQQLLGVLLENIAPERREQFAAQAAALAAASTSGSSDTLLNGPQINPEGRTDVVQDQTQVDDLLASLGF; encoded by the coding sequence ATGACGAACCACGAGACGCTCATTGACGTCGATCAGGAAGGCGATGCATCGAGCGACCGCATCCTGGCGCGCATTGGCCAGTTGACGCGGACCTTGCGCGATTCCATGCGCGAACTTGGCCTCGACAAACAAGTGGAAGCCGCCGCCGAGATGGTGCCGGACGCGCGCGACCGCCTGAAGTACGTCGCCACGATGACAGAGCAGGCCGCCGAGCGCGCGCTGAATGCCATCGAACTGGCCAAGCCGCTGCAGGAGACCATGCAGCGCGACGCACAGGCCCTCGATGCCCGCTGGGAGCAGTGGTATGGCGCGCCGCTCGAGAACGCGGACGTGAAGACCTTGCTGGCTGACACCCGGGGCTTTTTGCAGCAGGTGCCGGTGCACACGGTCGCGACCAATACGCAGTTACTCGAAATCATGCTCGCGCAGGATTTCCAGGATCTGACTGGCCAGGTGATCAAGAAGATTACCGACGTCGTTCATTTGATCGAGCAGCAATTGCTCGGCGTGTTGCTCGAGAACATTGCGCCCGAGCGGCGTGAACAGTTTGCGGCACAGGCTGCGGCGTTGGCGGCAGCTAGCACGTCGGGTTCATCGGACACCTTGCTGAACGGGCCGCAGATCAATCCGGAAGGCCGCACCGACGTGGTCCAGGACCAGACTCAAGTCGACGATCTGCTCGCCAGTCTCGGCTTCTGA
- a CDS encoding DUF2844 domain-containing protein: MNTSIISLSSRRVTAFASLAAGLTLSLLAVSPAYAVLGGAPMTPPAGATVNNAVSHAAVSAVASSAGATASSYTVRTTTLAVGTVVNEYVGTDGVVFGIAWKGPRFPDLPSLLGSYFPQYVQGIQNQRANGGGRGPVSVAGSALVVRSGGHMGAFAGHAYLPQSLPAGVSPSDIQ, from the coding sequence GTGAACACTTCGATCATTTCATTGAGCTCGCGACGCGTAACTGCGTTCGCCAGCCTGGCTGCAGGGCTGACATTAAGCTTGCTAGCTGTATCGCCGGCTTATGCCGTGCTTGGTGGTGCGCCGATGACACCGCCCGCTGGCGCCACCGTCAACAACGCCGTGTCGCATGCGGCGGTCTCGGCGGTTGCTTCATCCGCGGGTGCAACGGCCAGTTCTTACACCGTGCGCACCACGACGCTCGCCGTCGGGACGGTGGTGAACGAGTACGTGGGCACGGACGGCGTGGTATTTGGCATTGCGTGGAAAGGACCGAGATTTCCCGATCTTCCGAGCTTGCTCGGCAGCTATTTCCCGCAATACGTGCAGGGCATCCAGAACCAGCGTGCCAACGGCGGCGGGCGAGGACCCGTCAGCGTGGCTGGTAGCGCGCTGGTGGTCCGCTCCGGCGGTCACATGGGCGCATTCGCAGGGCATGCCTACCTGCCGCAATCCTTGCCAGCGGGCGTCAGCCCCAGCGACATTCAATAA
- a CDS encoding DUF3443 domain-containing protein: MRPTNSSSSPALRSGLFRWLAVLSVSVLLAACGGGGSDSSSSSASSPGSSSGGSGSGSSGSGSSTPIASTASNTVPITVGPGAQNFVNIPNVSVTVCAPGTSNCQTINNIQLDTGSYGLRLASDAAAQIVGSLPVATSTSGGQLAECTQFADGFTWGTVRTADVKIGGEIASGIPIQVVGDLADSTVPTNGCINGSNESTSRQLGANGILGVGVSATDCGVDCTNAATSNYFSCPGGNNCSAIAVPLAQQVVNPVTKFAVDNNGVIVQLPAVATSAASVTGTLVFGIGTQSNNALTGTGATQYRSTSFGNLLGTYKGSSVTTIVDSGSNGLFFTDSSLPACTSTFTDFYCPTSAQALSATVTGLNGVTGTVNFTVLNAQSLAGSGTSYALNGLAGSIGSYPTLFDFGLPFFFGRSVYFGIGTNTTAPYVAF; encoded by the coding sequence ATGCGTCCGACGAATTCCTCGTCTAGTCCGGCCTTGCGTTCGGGCCTTTTCCGCTGGCTCGCCGTGCTGAGCGTGTCGGTATTACTTGCTGCCTGCGGTGGCGGAGGCAGCGATTCCAGCAGCAGTTCTGCCAGCAGCCCCGGCAGCAGTAGTGGAGGCAGCGGCAGTGGAAGCAGCGGCAGCGGCAGCAGTACACCGATCGCGTCCACGGCATCCAACACGGTGCCTATCACCGTGGGTCCCGGTGCACAGAACTTCGTCAATATCCCGAACGTATCGGTGACGGTGTGCGCGCCTGGCACAAGCAACTGCCAGACCATCAACAATATCCAGCTCGATACCGGCTCGTACGGCTTGCGCTTGGCAAGCGACGCGGCCGCGCAGATTGTCGGCAGCTTGCCGGTGGCGACATCGACGAGCGGTGGTCAACTGGCGGAATGCACGCAATTCGCCGATGGCTTCACATGGGGCACCGTGCGTACCGCCGACGTGAAGATTGGCGGCGAAATCGCGAGCGGCATTCCAATCCAGGTCGTAGGCGATCTGGCGGATTCCACGGTGCCGACCAATGGCTGTATCAACGGCAGCAACGAGAGCACCTCGCGGCAACTGGGCGCGAACGGGATTCTTGGCGTGGGTGTTTCGGCGACCGATTGCGGCGTGGACTGTACGAACGCCGCGACCAGCAACTACTTTTCGTGCCCGGGCGGAAACAATTGCTCGGCCATTGCTGTGCCGCTTGCCCAGCAAGTGGTGAATCCGGTCACGAAGTTCGCGGTGGACAACAATGGCGTGATTGTCCAATTGCCGGCGGTGGCAACGTCGGCGGCGTCGGTGACGGGTACGCTGGTGTTTGGTATCGGCACACAGAGCAACAATGCGCTGACCGGTACCGGTGCGACGCAGTATCGCTCGACGAGTTTTGGCAATCTGCTCGGCACCTACAAGGGATCGAGCGTGACGACCATTGTAGATTCGGGTTCGAACGGCCTGTTCTTCACCGACAGTTCGCTCCCCGCCTGCACCTCGACGTTCACCGACTTCTACTGTCCGACCAGTGCGCAGGCACTTTCCGCGACTGTAACGGGGCTGAATGGCGTGACGGGCACGGTGAATTTCACGGTCCTGAATGCGCAGAGTCTGGCTGGCAGCGGCACGAGCTATGCCCTTAACGGACTGGCCGGCAGCATTGGTTCATACCCGACGCTGTTCGACTTTGGCCTGCCGTTTTTCTTCGGACGATCTGTTTATTTCGGCATCGGGACCAACACAACTGCGCCGTACGTCGCGTTTTAA
- a CDS encoding SDR family oxidoreductase yields MKDTPGNDVTPARLRVFITGASSGIGLALAEEYLRRGAVLGLVARRGDTLAAFAARFPAHSISIYPADVRDAAALSAAAAQFCAQHGGADVVIANAGVSRGALTGHGDLDTFRDVMDINYFGMIATFEPFVARVVEERRGTLVGIASVAGIRGLPGSGAYSASKSAALKYLEALRVEMRPKGVSVVTIAPGYIRTAMTEHNPYPMPFLMDADVFATKTADAIARKVRFATFPWQMRVAGALLHVVPRWLYDRAMEKAPRKPRAED; encoded by the coding sequence ATGAAGGACACGCCGGGCAATGACGTCACGCCAGCCCGGCTGAGAGTTTTCATCACCGGCGCATCCAGCGGCATTGGCCTCGCGCTCGCCGAGGAATATCTCCGGCGCGGTGCGGTGCTTGGCCTCGTTGCCCGTCGTGGTGACACCCTCGCGGCATTCGCCGCGCGCTTCCCCGCCCATTCCATCTCGATCTATCCCGCCGATGTCCGCGACGCCGCCGCGCTCAGCGCCGCCGCGGCGCAGTTCTGCGCGCAGCATGGCGGCGCCGACGTGGTGATTGCCAACGCCGGTGTCAGCCGCGGTGCGCTGACCGGTCACGGCGACCTCGATACCTTTCGCGACGTGATGGATATCAACTACTTCGGGATGATCGCGACGTTTGAGCCGTTCGTTGCCCGCGTGGTTGAGGAGCGGCGTGGAACGCTGGTTGGCATAGCAAGCGTGGCGGGCATTCGCGGCTTGCCGGGTTCGGGCGCGTACAGCGCGTCGAAATCGGCGGCGTTGAAGTATCTCGAAGCGCTGCGGGTGGAGATGCGGCCGAAGGGGGTATCGGTGGTGACTATCGCGCCGGGTTATATCCGCACCGCGATGACCGAGCACAATCCGTATCCGATGCCCTTCCTGATGGACGCCGATGTATTCGCCACCAAAACCGCCGATGCAATCGCGCGGAAAGTCCGATTTGCGACGTTCCCGTGGCAGATGCGCGTCGCGGGTGCGCTGCTGCATGTCGTGCCGCGCTGGCTGTACGACCGGGCGATGGAAAAAGCGCCGAGGAAACCGCGCGCTGAGGATTGA
- a CDS encoding thiol:disulfide interchange protein DsbA/DsbL — protein sequence MKKLFRALALSLGLAAGTLGAMNAAHASPAAPVAGTDYTVLQAAQPVDAQGKIEVIEFMWYGCPHCNEFDPYLEAWVKKQGPDVVFKRVPVAFRDDFIPHSKMYHALDALGLADKLTPAVFNEIHVKKNYLLTPEAQATFLATQGVDKKKYLDAYNSFSTQSDLQRDTKLMQDYKIDGVPTLAVQGKYETGPATTNSLPGTIQVLDFLVAQIRAKKM from the coding sequence ATGAAAAAACTCTTCCGTGCCCTCGCTCTCTCCCTCGGCCTTGCGGCCGGCACCCTGGGTGCCATGAATGCGGCGCACGCATCGCCGGCAGCGCCCGTTGCGGGCACCGACTACACGGTGCTGCAAGCCGCGCAGCCGGTGGACGCGCAGGGCAAGATCGAAGTGATCGAATTCATGTGGTACGGCTGCCCTCACTGCAACGAATTCGACCCGTATCTGGAAGCCTGGGTGAAGAAGCAAGGTCCTGATGTCGTCTTCAAGCGCGTGCCAGTTGCGTTCCGCGATGACTTCATCCCGCACTCGAAGATGTATCACGCACTCGACGCACTCGGCCTCGCCGACAAGCTCACGCCCGCCGTGTTCAACGAGATCCACGTCAAGAAGAACTATCTGCTGACGCCGGAAGCGCAGGCTACGTTCCTCGCCACGCAAGGTGTCGACAAGAAGAAGTACCTGGACGCGTACAACTCCTTCTCGACGCAAAGCGACCTCCAACGCGACACCAAGCTGATGCAGGACTACAAGATCGACGGCGTGCCAACGCTCGCCGTGCAGGGCAAGTACGAAACGGGTCCGGCCACCACGAACAGCCTGCCGGGCACGATCCAGGTCCTCGATTTCCTGGTCGCCCAGATTCGCGCGAAGAAGATGTAA
- a CDS encoding SPOR domain-containing protein, producing the protein MQVIHTMAKPRSTSKQSKQTGGTFLGIVLGLIVGLAIAVIVALYITRAPTPFVAKVAPPPTDVGSAPATGQPYDPNRPLQGKTPGQAVPQAAQPAPPNTAPGQTNNQTQSSGMQEEPEILEVPPSAANGTAVAPKPAAPAAVPPVANAPSGSSNATPAKKPAVEAQASSPAKVTPPAPGDANTGYFLQVGAYKTQADAEQQRARLGFQGFESKVTQRDAGNVTYFRVRIGPFTKFEDMNSVRQRLSDAGVDTAVIRFSKQ; encoded by the coding sequence TTGCAGGTTATTCATACGATGGCAAAACCACGCAGCACGTCAAAGCAGTCGAAGCAAACCGGGGGCACTTTTCTCGGTATCGTGCTGGGCTTGATTGTCGGCCTCGCAATTGCAGTGATCGTGGCGCTGTACATCACGCGCGCGCCCACGCCGTTCGTCGCAAAGGTCGCCCCGCCTCCCACCGACGTGGGTTCCGCGCCCGCCACGGGACAGCCGTACGATCCCAACCGGCCTCTCCAGGGCAAGACGCCCGGCCAGGCCGTGCCGCAAGCCGCGCAGCCCGCGCCGCCGAACACCGCGCCTGGGCAGACGAACAACCAGACGCAGTCGTCTGGCATGCAGGAAGAACCGGAGATCCTGGAAGTGCCGCCATCGGCCGCGAACGGTACGGCCGTTGCGCCGAAACCAGCCGCGCCAGCCGCTGTCCCGCCGGTCGCGAACGCGCCGAGCGGCTCGTCGAACGCAACACCGGCGAAGAAGCCGGCTGTGGAAGCACAGGCATCATCGCCGGCCAAGGTCACGCCGCCCGCGCCCGGCGACGCCAACACCGGCTATTTCCTGCAGGTTGGCGCGTACAAGACCCAGGCCGATGCAGAACAGCAGCGCGCGCGGCTCGGCTTCCAGGGTTTCGAGTCGAAGGTCACGCAACGCGATGCCGGCAACGTCACGTATTTCCGCGTGCGGATTGGACCGTTCACGAAGTTCGAGGACATGAACAGCGTGCGCCAGCGACTCTCGGATGCAGGCGTGGACACGGCGGTCATCCGGTTCTCCAAGCAGTGA